A genomic stretch from Pseudomonadota bacterium includes:
- the groL gene encoding chaperonin GroEL (60 kDa chaperone family; promotes refolding of misfolded polypeptides especially under stressful conditions; forms two stacked rings of heptamers to form a barrel-shaped 14mer; ends can be capped by GroES; misfolded proteins enter the barrel where they are refolded when GroES binds), which yields MSAKEVRFSEDARKRMVAGVNTLANAVKVTLGPKGRNVVLDKSFGAPTVTKDGVSVAKEIELTDKFENMGAQMVKEVASQTSDVAGDGTTTATVLAQAMLREGLKAVAAGMNPMDLKRGIDKAVIAAVDSLKGLSKPCDNDTAIAQVGTISANSDADVGNIIAEAMQKVGKEGVITVEEGSTLENELDVVEGMQFDRGYLSPYFVTDQQNMTAELESPFVLLHDKKISNVRDLLPVLEGVAKAGKSLLIVSEDVEGEALATLVVNNIRGIVKVAAVKAPGFGDRRKAMLEDIAVLTGGTVISEEVGLSLEKATLEDLGSAKKVQISKENTTIIDGAGAADSIKGRVEQIRAQIEDATSDYDREKLQERVAKLAGGVAVIKVGAATEMEMKEKKARVEDALHATRAAVEEGVVPGGGVALIRALDGLTDLKGDNADQDTGISIARRAMEEPLRQIVTNSGAEASVIVNQVAGETGNNGYNAATGEFTDLVAAGILDPTKVTRSALQNAASVSGLMITTEAMIAEAPKEEAPAAPMPDMGGMGGMGGMM from the coding sequence ATGAGTGCTAAAGAAGTCCGCTTTTCCGAGGACGCACGCAAGCGCATGGTGGCCGGTGTCAACACCCTGGCCAACGCGGTGAAGGTCACCCTCGGACCGAAAGGTCGAAACGTTGTGCTCGACAAGAGCTTCGGCGCCCCGACCGTCACCAAAGACGGTGTGTCTGTCGCTAAAGAAATTGAGCTGACCGACAAGTTTGAAAATATGGGCGCACAGATGGTTAAGGAAGTTGCTTCCCAGACCTCTGACGTTGCCGGTGACGGCACCACCACCGCGACGGTTCTGGCTCAGGCCATGCTGCGCGAAGGCCTCAAGGCTGTGGCCGCCGGTATGAACCCCATGGACCTCAAGCGCGGTATCGACAAGGCGGTTATCGCTGCTGTTGATTCGCTGAAAGGTCTGTCCAAGCCCTGCGACAACGACACCGCCATCGCCCAGGTGGGCACAATCTCCGCCAACTCTGATGCTGACGTCGGCAACATCATCGCCGAAGCCATGCAGAAGGTCGGCAAGGAAGGTGTCATCACTGTCGAAGAAGGCTCCACGCTCGAGAATGAGCTGGACGTTGTCGAAGGTATGCAGTTCGACCGCGGCTACCTCTCTCCCTACTTTGTGACCGACCAGCAGAACATGACCGCTGAGCTGGAGAGCCCGTTTGTGCTGCTGCACGACAAAAAAATCTCCAACGTTCGTGATCTGCTTCCCGTGCTGGAAGGCGTCGCCAAGGCCGGCAAGTCGCTGCTGATCGTTTCTGAAGACGTTGAGGGCGAAGCGCTGGCAACCCTGGTGGTGAACAACATCCGCGGAATCGTGAAAGTGGCTGCAGTGAAGGCACCGGGCTTCGGCGATCGTCGCAAGGCCATGCTGGAGGACATCGCCGTCCTGACCGGTGGCACCGTGATCTCTGAAGAAGTTGGCCTTTCGCTCGAGAAGGCGACCCTGGAAGACCTGGGTTCTGCCAAGAAAGTTCAGATCAGCAAGGAAAACACCACGATCATCGACGGCGCTGGTGCCGCCGACAGCATCAAGGGCCGCGTCGAGCAGATCCGTGCGCAGATCGAAGACGCCACCTCTGACTACGATCGCGAAAAGCTGCAAGAGCGTGTGGCCAAGCTGGCCGGCGGTGTTGCGGTGATCAAGGTGGGTGCTGCTACCGAGATGGAGATGAAAGAGAAGAAGGCCCGTGTCGAAGACGCCCTGCACGCCACGCGTGCGGCGGTGGAAGAAGGTGTGGTCCCCGGCGGTGGCGTTGCGCTGATCCGCGCTCTGGACGGCCTGACCGATCTGAAAGGCGACAACGCCGATCAGGACACCGGGATCTCGATCGCCCGCCGCGCGATGGAAGAGCCGCTGCGTCAGATTGTGACCAACTCCGGTGCTGAAGCTTCTGTGATCGTCAATCAGGTGGCCGGCGAGACCGGCAACAACGGCTATAACGCCGCTACCGGTGAGTTCACCGATCTCGTGGCCGCAGGCATCCTGGATCCGACCAAGGTGACCCGTTCTGCGCTGCAGAACGCCGCTTCCGTGTCCGGTCTGATGATCACGACCGAAGCGATGATCGCCGAGGCGCCGAAGGAAGAAGCGCCGGCAGCCCCGATGCCCGACATGGGCGGCATGGGCGGCATGGGCGGCATGATGTAA
- the cutA gene encoding divalent-cation tolerance protein CutA, whose protein sequence is MSSRKMQVILSSCPPAHAESLATKLVEQRLAACVKLLGPVQSIYRWDDDVQHDHEMVLMIKTTANRWNALAEWMSEHHPYDVPELIALEAGKTAEGYLNWVLQQTAQAPGA, encoded by the coding sequence TTGTCTTCCCGCAAGATGCAGGTGATTCTGAGCTCCTGCCCTCCGGCCCACGCCGAATCGTTGGCCACGAAGCTGGTGGAGCAGCGCCTCGCGGCGTGCGTCAAGCTTCTGGGCCCCGTTCAGTCGATCTACCGGTGGGACGATGACGTGCAGCATGACCACGAAATGGTGCTAATGATCAAAACCACGGCCAACCGCTGGAACGCGCTGGCCGAATGGATGTCCGAACACCACCCATACGACGTTCCTGAGCTCATCGCGCTGGAAGCCGGAAAGACCGCTGAAGGTTATCTGAACTGGGTTTTGCAGCAAACCGCGCAAGCGCCGGGCGCTTAA
- the groES gene encoding co-chaperone GroES, which produces MNIRPLHDRVIVRRMEEERTSPGGIVIPDNATEKPIKGEVLAVGNGKILENGEVRSLDLKSGDKVLFGKYSGTEVKVDGEELLVMREDDIMAVIEG; this is translated from the coding sequence ATGAATATCCGTCCGCTGCATGATCGCGTGATCGTCAGACGCATGGAAGAGGAGCGCACCTCTCCCGGCGGCATCGTAATCCCAGACAACGCCACCGAAAAGCCGATCAAAGGGGAAGTCCTGGCTGTCGGCAACGGCAAAATCCTGGAAAACGGCGAAGTCCGTTCCCTGGACCTCAAGTCTGGTGACAAGGTGCTTTTCGGGAAATATTCCGGTACCGAAGTCAAGGTTGACGGTGAAGAGCTGCTGGTGATGCGTGAAGACGACATCATGGCGGTCATCGAAGGCTAA
- a CDS encoding YiiD C-terminal domain-containing protein, with product MNANDAQSEQEYFETYLHRELPISRFMEVSVAEVSAQQVLLRAPLPPNKNDKNTGFGGSLASLLFMAGWGWLFNALRRAELNADIVVQDSEIRYHRPSTGDLFACCEKPPAQDYETFLDRLEQKRVARITLSSWIGQASEPNVRMTGRFVAKMEEASA from the coding sequence ATGAATGCCAACGACGCTCAGTCCGAGCAGGAGTACTTCGAAACCTATCTGCATCGCGAGCTGCCGATTTCCCGCTTCATGGAGGTGAGCGTCGCTGAGGTCAGCGCGCAGCAGGTTCTGCTGCGCGCGCCCCTGCCGCCCAACAAGAATGACAAAAACACGGGTTTCGGCGGCAGCTTGGCTAGCCTGCTCTTTATGGCGGGCTGGGGCTGGCTGTTCAACGCCCTCCGACGAGCGGAGCTCAACGCGGACATCGTGGTTCAGGACAGCGAAATTCGCTACCACCGGCCATCCACCGGCGATCTGTTTGCCTGCTGCGAAAAGCCCCCGGCTCAGGACTACGAAACGTTTTTGGATCGGCTTGAGCAAAAGCGCGTCGCGAGAATAACGCTCAGCAGCTGGATCGGCCAGGCGAGTGAACCCAACGTCCGGATGACCGGACGATTTGTCGCAAAAATGGAGGAAGCCTCAGCATGA